One genomic segment of Sphingobacteriales bacterium includes these proteins:
- the coaD gene encoding pantetheine-phosphate adenylyltransferase, which produces MRIAVFPGSFDPITIGHADILRRALPLFDKIVIAIGTNSSKKYLFSAIQRKEFITTCFANDAKIEVADFTGLTAHFCQQIDAKFILRGVRSAADFEYERSIAHLNTALNQNLDTVLLVCSPQYSHISSTMTRDVLQYGGDASSLLPPEIKDLIQNTLGK; this is translated from the coding sequence ATGCGTATTGCCGTTTTTCCTGGCTCGTTTGACCCGATTACCATTGGACATGCCGATATATTGCGCCGCGCCCTCCCGCTTTTCGATAAAATTGTAATAGCCATTGGCACAAACAGCAGTAAAAAATATCTTTTTTCTGCCATCCAGCGCAAGGAGTTTATAACTACCTGTTTTGCCAACGATGCAAAAATTGAGGTAGCAGATTTTACCGGACTTACCGCCCATTTTTGCCAGCAAATTGATGCTAAATTTATCTTGCGCGGGGTTCGTTCGGCTGCCGATTTTGAATACGAGCGCAGCATCGCCCACCTCAACACAGCTTTAAACCAAAATTTAGATACTGTTTTGTTAGTTTGTTCGCCTCAGTACAGCCATATAAGCAGCACCATGACCCGAGACGTGCTACAATACGGCGGCGACGCCTCGAGCCTTTTACCGCCCGAAATTAAAGACTTGATTCAAAATACCTTGGGTAAATAA
- a CDS encoding T9SS type A sorting domain-containing protein has protein sequence MKFFTKTLGLIVLAVFALTLQAQTPPAGYCASYASSTFDEEILYTQIHTLGVSSNCSSTGGAGSVLNRYSNYYGMFSNPNLSGGSTYYGQVNWGQCGSSSWSGGFRTYCDFNHNFSLNDASELLYTSPYVSAPPSGVGYGYNFFVPTGYSSSTTLFRALAYETNPTNITSCYLGSWGETEDFSVNYVSACGSAPTFVTTLPATSAANRYCDNAGKKLLTVTSPAGYTATWSSSSSGVITTSGGNYYVNPGAVSLDPTTGLGQATITMVATSGPCVYTVNYTFYVKCCGSDIAQVLGAGNDGKADYYTITFNCKNTSYTYLLTGGGPVTFTKVNKVLMVNHNCNNYSVRITACCCPKNFNGGTSCKYDGSIATASLTCYPNPVNEHTTVSFTTAMGGNIETGIYNVNGQQVMQLFKGSLAAGETVNLPLEANLSAGIYFVRMVSDNGENVVQKVMVK, from the coding sequence ATGAAATTTTTTACAAAAACTCTTGGCCTGATAGTGTTAGCTGTATTTGCACTTACCCTACAAGCACAAACGCCTCCGGCGGGTTATTGCGCTAGTTATGCAAGCTCTACTTTCGATGAAGAAATTTTATACACCCAAATTCACACATTGGGTGTTAGCAGTAACTGCAGTAGTACCGGTGGTGCTGGCTCAGTATTAAACCGTTATAGCAATTATTATGGTATGTTTAGCAACCCTAATTTGTCGGGTGGTTCTACTTATTACGGGCAGGTTAACTGGGGGCAATGTGGCTCATCTTCGTGGTCGGGTGGTTTTCGCACTTATTGCGATTTTAACCATAACTTCAGTTTAAATGATGCAAGCGAACTGCTTTACACCAGCCCTTATGTATCTGCTCCACCAAGTGGCGTAGGTTACGGCTATAACTTTTTTGTTCCTACTGGTTATTCGAGCAGCACTACCTTGTTCCGTGCATTGGCTTACGAAACAAACCCTACTAACATTACCTCGTGCTATCTAGGCTCTTGGGGCGAAACCGAAGACTTTTCGGTTAACTATGTTAGCGCATGCGGTTCGGCACCTACTTTTGTTACCACCTTACCTGCTACCAGTGCTGCTAACCGTTACTGCGATAACGCTGGCAAAAAATTGTTAACTGTTACTTCGCCCGCTGGTTATACCGCTACTTGGAGCAGCAGCAGCAGTGGTGTAATTACTACCAGTGGCGGCAATTATTATGTAAACCCAGGTGCTGTATCACTTGACCCAACAACTGGCTTAGGTCAAGCTACTATTACTATGGTGGCCACAAGCGGCCCTTGCGTTTATACTGTAAACTACACATTTTATGTTAAATGTTGTGGTAGTGATATAGCCCAAGTTTTGGGCGCAGGCAACGATGGCAAAGCAGACTATTACACTATCACTTTTAACTGCAAAAACACCAGCTATACCTATTTGTTAACAGGTGGTGGTCCGGTTACTTTCACCAAAGTTAATAAAGTATTAATGGTTAACCACAATTGCAATAACTACTCGGTACGCATTACCGCTTGTTGCTGTCCTAAAAACTTTAATGGTGGCACTTCTTGCAAATACGATGGCAGCATAGCTACAGCCAGCTTAACTTGCTACCCCAACCCTGTAAACGAGCATACAACAGTTAGCTTTACTACCGCCATGGGCGGCAATATCGAAACCGGTATTTACAATGTAAACGGCCAACAAGTAATGCAATTGTTTAAAGGTAGTCTTGCCGCCGGCGAAACTGTAAACTTGCCTTTAGAAGCTAACTTATCTGCTGGTATTTACTTTGTACGCATGGTAAGCGATAATGGCGAAAACGTGGTTCAAAAAGTTATGGTTAAATAA
- a CDS encoding T9SS type A sorting domain-containing protein — protein MKFFTKVLGLLVLAVFALTLQAQTPPPGYCSSYANYTSDEDIYYVYVNGLSNSSTCATTGGPGSVLNRYSNYYGQVYIPSLSGGNTYLGQVNWGNCGSYAYSGGFRTYCDFNHNYSLYDAGELLYTSPYTSAPIGGSSVGYAFTFYVPTGYSSSTTLFRALAYETTPSNITPCWISGWGETEDYAVNYVSACGSAPTFVTTLPTTSTANRYCDNTGKKLLTITAPGGYTGVWSSSSSGVVTTSGGNYYLNPGAVSLDPTTGFGQATITLVATSGPCVYTVNYTFYVKCCGSDIAQVLGAGNDGKADYYTITFNCKNTSYTYLLTGGGPVTFTKVNKVLMVNHNCNNYSVRITACGCPKNFNGGTSCKDDGSIATASLTCYPNPVNEHTTVSFTTAMGGNIETGIYNVNGQQVMQLFKGSLAAGETVNLPLEANLSAGIYFVRMVSDNGENMVQKVMVK, from the coding sequence ATGAAATTTTTTACAAAAGTTCTTGGCTTGTTAGTGTTAGCTGTATTTGCACTTACCCTACAAGCACAAACACCCCCTCCGGGCTATTGCTCTAGTTATGCAAACTACACTTCTGATGAAGACATTTATTACGTTTACGTAAACGGATTGAGTAATTCCAGCACTTGCGCCACCACCGGTGGTCCTGGCTCAGTATTAAACCGTTATAGCAATTACTATGGTCAGGTTTACATTCCCAGCTTGTCGGGTGGAAACACCTATTTGGGCCAGGTTAACTGGGGGAATTGTGGTTCATACGCATATTCGGGTGGTTTCCGCACGTATTGCGATTTTAACCACAACTACAGTTTGTACGATGCCGGCGAACTGCTTTACACCAGCCCTTACACTTCTGCACCAATAGGCGGATCAAGTGTAGGTTATGCCTTTACCTTTTATGTACCTACTGGTTATTCGAGCAGTACTACCTTGTTCCGTGCATTGGCATACGAAACAACTCCTTCAAACATTACTCCATGCTGGATAAGTGGTTGGGGCGAAACTGAAGACTATGCAGTAAACTATGTTAGCGCATGTGGTTCGGCACCTACTTTTGTTACCACCTTACCTACTACCAGCACTGCTAACCGTTACTGCGATAATACTGGCAAAAAATTGTTAACCATTACTGCACCAGGTGGCTATACTGGCGTTTGGAGCAGCAGCAGCAGTGGCGTAGTTACTACAAGCGGTGGCAACTACTATTTAAATCCGGGTGCTGTTTCACTTGACCCTACTACTGGTTTTGGTCAAGCTACAATTACTTTGGTAGCTACAAGTGGCCCTTGCGTTTATACGGTAAACTACACCTTTTATGTTAAATGTTGTGGTAGTGATATAGCCCAAGTTTTGGGCGCAGGCAACGATGGCAAAGCAGACTATTACACTATCACTTTTAACTGCAAAAATACCAGCTATACCTATTTGTTAACAGGTGGTGGCCCGGTTACTTTTACCAAAGTTAATAAAGTATTAATGGTTAACCACAATTGCAATAACTACTCGGTACGCATTACCGCTTGTGGCTGTCCTAAAAACTTTAATGGTGGCACTTCTTGCAAAGACGATGGCAGCATAGCTACAGCCAGTTTAACTTGCTACCCCAACCCTGTAAACGAGCATACAACAGTTAGCTTTACTACCGCCATGGGCGGCAATATCGAAACCGGTATTTACAATGTAAACGGCCAACAAGTAATGCAATTGTTTAAAGGTAGTCTTGCCGCCGGCGAAACTGTAAACTTGCCTTTAGAAGCTAACTTATCGGCTGGTATTTACTTTGTACGCATGGTAAGCGATAATGGCGAAAACATGGTTCAAAAAGTTATGGTTAAGTAA
- a CDS encoding T9SS type A sorting domain-containing protein translates to MKKKYTFILTLLLAVLASVSLYAEPDPCENFGAAFTYEAVDLNVQFKNKSTGDYKGIHWDFGDGLTSKDENPLHVYKNAGKYKICLTIESEFCYSVTCKTVEIGDGLPPTCLASFTYTLKDGFLIADGSASTPLDQITKWSWFLDDKLVSEKGPKFEKDGLSKGEHKLCLVIETKDDCKSYYCKYFVVDGEKDCSAMFTYFVDGLTVKLNGEKSTPLDKITKWEWWVGGVLKSDDGPDTFITFDEPGEKKICLVITTDEECTAEYCQVVKVGEGGDKCNALFTYTLKDGFLIADGSTSTPLDQITNWWWYLDGKLISEKGPIIEEDGLTSGEHKLCLLIKTKDGCKSDYCQTFVVEGGSECEAMFTYFVDGLTVKLNGEKSTPLDKITKWEWWVKGELKSDDGPDTFITFDAPGEYKICLVIFTSDGCAIEYCQVVKVGEGGDKCNALFTYTLKDGFLIADGSTSTPLDQITNWWWYLDGKLISEKGPIIEEDGLTSGEHKLCLLIKTKDGCKSDYCQTFVVEGGSECEAMFTYTVDGLTLKLNGEKSTPLDKITEWKWWVNGVVTKDGGPLNSITFIEPGTYEVCLSIATSTECEDEYCKTVVIETPPTCDAAFTATVDGNMVYVDGSASTGDGGIVGWTWKIKGKVMSTDGPTANFEVGEPGEYKLCLIIEAADGCKSDVCQTIIIGGGLKCEAFYTYEINDFSLMVDGSDSYSSADITGWKWYINEDLVSEKGPTETLVVPDPGVYFVCLKIFTSDGCVDAFCKEIEVTKPCPEVKFNVVPDEDNPLIIHFENETEGGVTFHWDFGDDTEPSTDLNPTHEFDEPDTYVICLTVVNEFGCEEEVCIELSVGGNPPAKKDGLQIKPNFGNAGNISFWVNSNSAQKAQVNITSQVGQFSSNFSRQLTKGQNQFVVDLSKLAPGVYIVTTTFDSGVVSYDKLVISE, encoded by the coding sequence ATGAAAAAAAAATACACTTTTATTTTAACGCTGCTTTTAGCTGTTTTAGCTTCGGTTAGCTTGTACGCCGAACCCGACCCCTGCGAAAACTTTGGCGCAGCATTTACCTACGAAGCGGTTGATTTGAATGTTCAGTTCAAAAATAAATCGACCGGCGATTATAAAGGCATTCATTGGGATTTTGGCGATGGCCTTACTTCTAAAGATGAAAATCCTTTACATGTCTATAAAAATGCCGGAAAATACAAAATTTGCTTAACCATTGAAAGCGAGTTTTGCTATAGCGTAACCTGCAAAACTGTCGAGATTGGCGATGGTTTACCCCCTACCTGCCTTGCCTCATTTACCTACACCCTTAAAGATGGCTTTTTGATTGCCGATGGCAGTGCCTCAACCCCGCTCGACCAAATTACAAAATGGTCGTGGTTTTTAGATGACAAATTAGTTAGCGAAAAAGGCCCCAAATTTGAAAAAGACGGCCTAAGCAAAGGCGAACACAAACTTTGCTTGGTAATAGAAACCAAAGATGACTGTAAGTCTTATTACTGCAAATATTTTGTAGTTGATGGCGAAAAGGATTGTAGTGCTATGTTTACCTATTTTGTTGATGGCTTAACCGTAAAACTAAACGGCGAAAAATCAACCCCCCTCGATAAAATTACCAAATGGGAATGGTGGGTTGGCGGTGTACTAAAAAGCGATGACGGCCCCGATACGTTTATTACTTTCGATGAGCCAGGCGAAAAAAAGATATGTTTAGTAATAACAACCGATGAGGAATGTACTGCCGAATATTGCCAAGTGGTTAAAGTTGGCGAAGGCGGCGACAAGTGCAACGCTTTATTTACCTACACCCTTAAAGATGGCTTTTTGATTGCCGATGGCAGCACCTCAACACCACTCGACCAAATTACAAATTGGTGGTGGTATTTAGACGGCAAATTAATTAGCGAAAAAGGCCCAATCATTGAAGAAGACGGCTTAACAAGCGGCGAACATAAACTATGTTTACTAATAAAAACCAAAGATGGCTGCAAATCTGATTACTGCCAAACCTTTGTAGTTGAAGGCGGCAGCGAGTGCGAGGCCATGTTTACCTATTTTGTTGATGGCTTAACCGTAAAACTAAACGGCGAAAAATCAACCCCCCTCGATAAAATTACCAAATGGGAATGGTGGGTAAAAGGAGAATTAAAAAGCGATGATGGCCCCGATACGTTTATTACCTTCGATGCGCCGGGCGAATACAAGATATGTTTGGTCATCTTTACATCCGATGGATGTGCAATCGAATATTGCCAAGTGGTTAAAGTTGGCGAAGGCGGCGACAAGTGCAACGCTTTATTTACCTACACCCTTAAAGATGGCTTTTTGATTGCCGATGGTAGCACCTCAACACCACTCGACCAAATTACAAATTGGTGGTGGTATTTAGACGGCAAATTAATTAGCGAAAAAGGCCCAATCATTGAAGAAGACGGCTTAACAAGCGGCGAACATAAACTATGTTTGCTCATAAAAACCAAAGATGGCTGCAAATCTGATTACTGCCAAACCTTTGTAGTTGAAGGCGGCAGCGAGTGCGAGGCCATGTTTACCTATACCGTTGATGGCTTAACCTTGAAACTAAACGGCGAAAAATCAACCCCACTCGATAAAATTACAGAATGGAAATGGTGGGTAAATGGGGTTGTAACAAAAGATGGCGGCCCATTAAATAGCATTACTTTTATTGAACCAGGTACTTACGAAGTATGTTTGTCTATAGCTACATCTACAGAATGTGAAGATGAGTATTGCAAAACTGTTGTTATCGAAACGCCACCAACCTGCGACGCCGCTTTCACGGCAACAGTTGATGGCAATATGGTTTACGTTGATGGCAGCGCTTCAACAGGCGATGGCGGAATTGTAGGCTGGACATGGAAAATTAAAGGAAAAGTAATGAGCACCGATGGCCCAACTGCTAATTTTGAAGTTGGTGAACCCGGAGAATACAAACTTTGCCTAATTATTGAAGCTGCCGACGGCTGCAAATCTGATGTTTGCCAAACTATCATTATTGGCGGTGGCTTAAAATGCGAAGCATTCTATACCTACGAAATAAACGACTTTAGTTTAATGGTAGATGGCTCGGATTCATATAGTAGCGCTGACATTACCGGATGGAAATGGTATATTAACGAAGATTTAGTAAGCGAAAAAGGTCCAACCGAAACTTTGGTGGTGCCCGACCCCGGCGTTTATTTTGTTTGCCTTAAAATATTTACTTCTGATGGTTGCGTGGACGCTTTCTGCAAAGAAATTGAAGTAACAAAACCTTGTCCGGAAGTTAAATTTAATGTTGTTCCGGATGAAGATAACCCTCTTATCATCCATTTTGAAAATGAAACCGAAGGCGGCGTTACTTTCCATTGGGATTTTGGCGATGATACCGAACCCAGCACCGATTTAAACCCAACCCACGAATTTGACGAGCCCGACACCTATGTTATTTGTTTAACAGTGGTAAACGAGTTTGGCTGCGAAGAAGAAGTGTGTATTGAATTGAGCGTAGGTGGAAACCCGCCAGCAAAAAAAGATGGCTTGCAAATAAAACCTAATTTTGGCAACGCCGGAAACATTAGCTTTTGGGTAAACAGTAATTCGGCACAAAAAGCGCAAGTAAATATTACCTCGCAAGTTGGGCAGTTTTCAAGCAATTTTAGCAGGCAACTTACAAAAGGCCAAAACCAATTTGTTGTTGACCTAAGTAAACTTGCCCCAGGCGTGTATATTGTTACCACCACTTTTGATAGCGGCGTAGTATCTTACGATAAGTTAGTTATTTCAGAATAA
- the fumC gene encoding class II fumarate hydratase, with translation MSSLQQYREEKDSLGYVQVPAEAYWGAQTQRSKENFKIGGHLMPREVIHAFAILKKAAAYTNVQCGVLNQQKADFIAQVCDEILAGQLLNEFPLVVWQTGSGTQSNMNLNEVIANRAHVLQGGQLTDEKKILHPNDDVNKSQSSNDTFPTAMHIAAYKMLVEVLLPSVTALRNTLAAKAQAFMGIVKIGRTHFMDATPIRLGQEFSGYVSQLSHCLAHIEHSLPHVAELALGGTAVGTGLNAPNGYAELVAKQIAQITGLPFTSAQNKFEALATHDALVAAHGALKTLAVSLMKIGNDIRMLSSGPRSGIGEIIIPSNEPGSSIMPGKVNPTQSEALTMVCAQVMGNDVAINIGGATGHFELNVFKPVIIFNFLTSARLLADACESFNEHCAKGIEPDYAQIEKHLQNSLMLVTALNTHIGYDNAAKIAKKAYTENTTLKQAALELNLLTAEEFDKWVVPENMVDPK, from the coding sequence ATGTCGTCTTTACAGCAATACAGAGAAGAAAAAGACAGTTTAGGTTATGTGCAAGTGCCCGCCGAAGCCTATTGGGGCGCACAAACCCAACGCTCGAAAGAAAATTTTAAAATTGGTGGCCACTTAATGCCCCGCGAAGTAATACATGCTTTTGCCATTCTTAAAAAAGCAGCAGCCTATACTAACGTGCAATGTGGCGTACTTAACCAGCAAAAAGCCGATTTTATTGCCCAAGTTTGCGACGAAATTTTGGCCGGTCAGTTATTAAACGAATTTCCGTTAGTAGTATGGCAAACCGGCAGCGGCACGCAAAGCAATATGAACCTCAACGAAGTTATTGCCAACCGCGCCCATGTACTACAAGGTGGGCAACTGACTGACGAGAAAAAAATATTGCACCCCAACGACGATGTCAATAAATCGCAATCGAGTAACGACACCTTTCCAACGGCTATGCATATTGCAGCCTACAAAATGCTTGTTGAAGTTTTATTGCCAAGTGTAACGGCTTTGCGCAATACACTGGCGGCTAAGGCCCAAGCTTTTATGGGTATCGTTAAAATTGGCCGCACCCATTTTATGGATGCTACCCCCATACGCTTAGGGCAAGAGTTTTCGGGCTACGTGTCGCAGTTGAGCCATTGCCTTGCACATATTGAGCATAGCTTGCCGCATGTAGCCGAGTTGGCTTTGGGCGGAACAGCCGTAGGCACAGGACTAAATGCCCCAAATGGCTACGCCGAATTAGTAGCCAAACAAATTGCCCAAATTACCGGATTGCCTTTTACCAGCGCTCAAAATAAATTTGAAGCCTTAGCCACCCACGATGCCTTGGTTGCAGCCCACGGAGCACTTAAAACTTTGGCTGTTAGCTTAATGAAAATTGGCAACGATATCCGGATGCTTTCAAGCGGGCCACGCAGCGGTATTGGCGAAATAATTATTCCAAGCAACGAACCTGGCTCCTCTATTATGCCCGGAAAAGTAAACCCTACCCAAAGCGAAGCACTAACAATGGTTTGCGCACAGGTTATGGGTAACGATGTGGCCATTAATATTGGCGGGGCAACAGGGCATTTTGAGCTAAACGTATTTAAGCCGGTAATAATTTTCAATTTTTTAACCTCGGCACGTTTATTGGCCGATGCTTGCGAGTCTTTCAACGAACATTGCGCCAAAGGAATTGAACCCGATTATGCCCAAATTGAAAAACATTTACAAAATTCGCTGATGTTGGTAACCGCTTTAAATACACATATCGGCTATGATAATGCCGCTAAAATTGCCAAAAAAGCATATACCGAAAATACTACCCTTAAACAAGCCGCCCTTGAATTAAATTTGTTAACCGCCGAAGAATTTGACAAATGGGTTGTACCCGAAAACATGGTTGACCCTAAATAA
- a CDS encoding thioesterase family protein encodes MARISLNIPEKTHFICTLPVRISDINYGGHLSNDKLLSLLHEARVQFFGHMGYNETNVAGVATIMADVVIIYRNEGFYGDVLQIAMSAVDFSSAGFDLFYHITCPNRENIEIARAKTGIVFFDYNIRKVQRVPEVFKAQFDPNFMPQKTIIA; translated from the coding sequence ATGGCTAGAATTAGTTTAAATATTCCGGAAAAGACACATTTTATTTGCACGCTACCTGTTCGAATCTCTGATATTAATTATGGGGGGCATTTATCGAACGACAAATTATTATCCTTATTACACGAGGCTCGTGTGCAGTTTTTTGGACACATGGGTTATAACGAAACAAATGTTGCCGGCGTTGCCACCATAATGGCAGACGTAGTAATTATTTACCGAAACGAAGGGTTTTACGGAGACGTTTTGCAAATTGCCATGTCGGCGGTTGATTTTAGCTCGGCTGGCTTCGATTTGTTTTACCATATTACTTGCCCTAATCGCGAAAATATTGAAATTGCGCGTGCAAAAACGGGCATAGTCTTTTTTGATTACAATATTCGCAAAGTGCAGCGTGTTCCGGAAGTTTTTAAAGCCCAATTTGACCCTAATTTTATGCCACAAAAAACAATAATTGCCTAA
- a CDS encoding B12-binding domain-containing radical SAM protein encodes MLLFTHSYFYRFDAKQWRTAKPYPPYGTMYAAGFMRQNGYEVAIFDTGLAHSAADLHPHLQKHQPKYLVIYDDGFNYLTKMCLTTMRQAAFDMAEMGKKQGCTVIVCSSDSTDHCEAYLRAGADFVLLGEGELTLLELVKTLEKNQPIDANILSGIMGLAYLHPENKNTVVKTLKRPILRNLDEIANPAWDLIDVLPYRKIWLQNHGYFSLNMATTRGCPFKCNWCAKPIYGNRYNSRSPQRVAQELVFLKNNLGANHIWMSDDIFGLKPGWVEEFSHYVQEYACKTPFKIQSRVDLLLEANTIDALIKAGLEEVWVGAESGSQKILDAMDKGTTVEQIFEATKLLKTKGVKVCFFLQFGYLGETRSDIDKTITMLLNLLPDDIGVSVSYPLPGTKFYETVKNTMLAKQNWTDSDDLELMYNGTYGAAFYKRLHRFVHKKYRQKQGLSVWQKILTNPLKIKATDLKPMASLPYYTIGSMFDAWHLNKLVKT; translated from the coding sequence ATGTTGTTATTTACCCACTCGTACTTTTATAGGTTCGATGCCAAACAATGGCGCACCGCCAAGCCTTACCCACCATACGGCACTATGTACGCAGCTGGGTTTATGCGGCAAAATGGTTATGAAGTTGCCATTTTTGATACAGGTTTAGCACACAGCGCCGCCGACCTACATCCCCATTTGCAAAAACATCAACCTAAATACCTTGTTATTTACGACGACGGGTTTAATTACCTCACCAAAATGTGCCTAACTACCATGCGCCAAGCCGCTTTTGACATGGCAGAAATGGGCAAAAAACAAGGCTGCACCGTTATTGTTTGTAGCTCCGACTCAACTGACCATTGCGAAGCCTATTTACGTGCAGGTGCCGACTTTGTTTTGCTGGGCGAAGGCGAATTAACCCTTTTGGAACTAGTTAAAACCTTAGAGAAAAACCAACCTATTGATGCCAATATTTTATCCGGAATAATGGGCTTGGCTTACCTGCATCCCGAAAATAAAAACACCGTTGTAAAAACCCTAAAACGCCCTATACTCCGCAATTTAGATGAAATAGCTAACCCCGCATGGGATTTAATTGACGTATTGCCTTACCGCAAAATTTGGTTGCAAAACCATGGTTATTTTTCGCTAAACATGGCCACTACGCGCGGTTGCCCCTTTAAATGTAATTGGTGTGCCAAGCCTATTTACGGAAACCGCTACAATAGCCGCTCGCCACAGCGGGTAGCCCAAGAATTAGTTTTTTTAAAAAACAATTTAGGAGCAAATCATATTTGGATGAGCGATGATATTTTTGGCCTCAAACCCGGATGGGTTGAAGAATTTAGCCATTACGTACAAGAATATGCCTGCAAAACGCCATTCAAAATACAATCGAGGGTTGATTTACTTTTAGAAGCCAATACTATTGACGCTTTAATTAAAGCCGGATTAGAAGAGGTTTGGGTGGGTGCCGAAAGTGGATCGCAAAAAATTTTAGATGCCATGGACAAAGGCACCACCGTTGAACAAATTTTTGAAGCAACAAAATTGCTCAAAACCAAGGGGGTAAAAGTTTGCTTTTTTTTACAGTTTGGCTATTTAGGCGAAACCCGCAGCGATATTGATAAAACCATAACCATGCTGCTAAACTTACTGCCCGATGATATAGGCGTATCGGTATCGTACCCATTGCCCGGCACTAAATTTTACGAAACGGTAAAAAACACCATGTTGGCCAAACAAAACTGGACCGATAGCGACGACCTTGAGCTAATGTATAACGGCACCTACGGAGCGGCATTTTATAAACGGTTACACAGGTTTGTTCATAAAAAATACCGGCAAAAACAAGGATTGTCAGTTTGGCAAAAAATACTAACAAACCCTCTAAAAATAAAAGCAACCGACCTTAAACCAATGGCATCCCTACCCTACTACACTATAGGCTCTATGTTTGATGCTTGGCATTTAAACAAATTAGTTAAAACTTAG
- a CDS encoding DnaJ domain-containing protein, with the protein MDDITINSQPVFVSFFELLGLPTQFTVNETELRQKYHALSRQFHPDFFTNASESEKNIALEKTALLNLADQTLSNPKLRLKHLLEINGQLPPNEKYQLPASFLGDMMELNEAIMELEFNPDTKNVAEINETINNLTENLNSEAQTALNTFDNTAETAHFLPFLKQFYYKQQYLLRIQESLRKFAPTTNNGAL; encoded by the coding sequence ATGGACGATATTACTATTAATTCTCAACCCGTTTTTGTTTCTTTTTTTGAATTGTTGGGTTTGCCGACACAGTTTACTGTTAATGAAACCGAGCTAAGGCAAAAATACCATGCGCTAAGCCGGCAATTTCATCCGGATTTTTTTACCAACGCCTCCGAATCAGAAAAAAATATAGCGCTCGAAAAAACAGCCCTGCTAAATCTTGCCGATCAAACCTTGAGCAACCCTAAATTAAGGCTAAAACACCTGCTCGAAATAAACGGACAACTACCACCCAACGAAAAATATCAACTTCCGGCATCATTTTTAGGCGATATGATGGAACTTAATGAAGCAATTATGGAATTAGAGTTTAATCCGGATACCAAAAACGTTGCCGAAATAAATGAAACCATCAACAATCTAACAGAAAATCTTAACAGCGAAGCCCAAACAGCCTTAAACACTTTTGATAATACTGCCGAAACAGCCCATTTTCTGCCTTTTTTAAAACAATTTTACTATAAACAACAATATTTATTGCGAATTCAAGAATCCCTGCGTAAATTTGCACCCACAACCAATAATGGTGCGCTTTAA
- the lipB gene encoding lipoyl(octanoyl) transferase LipB: protein MNTLKNNIVNFENWGFLPYQTAWQQQEALVAQIAELKIANRTAAHPQITPNYLIFCSHPHVYTLGRSGQQDNLLLNETELKQRGIDFYRTNRGGDITYHGPGQIVGYPILDLENFFTDIHLYMRNLEEVIIRMLADWGIIAGRLPGATGVWLQPEDNKQARKICAMGVRCTRWITLHGWALNVNADLSYFNNIIPCGITDKGVTTMSRELNLPFIDIETVQKQLLHHFEQVFECQITHQLPTTTNQ from the coding sequence ATGAATACTTTAAAAAATAATATTGTAAATTTTGAAAATTGGGGCTTCCTGCCCTACCAAACAGCCTGGCAACAGCAAGAGGCCTTAGTAGCCCAAATAGCCGAACTTAAAATTGCCAACCGAACCGCAGCACATCCACAAATTACACCTAACTATTTAATATTTTGCAGCCACCCCCACGTTTATACGCTTGGCCGAAGCGGGCAGCAAGATAATTTACTGCTAAACGAAACTGAGCTAAAACAACGGGGTATTGATTTTTACCGCACTAATCGCGGAGGCGATATTACCTACCACGGGCCTGGCCAAATTGTAGGCTACCCCATCCTCGATTTAGAAAATTTTTTTACCGACATTCATTTGTATATGCGCAATTTAGAGGAGGTTATCATCCGGATGCTGGCCGACTGGGGCATTATTGCCGGACGACTGCCCGGCGCAACAGGTGTATGGCTACAACCCGAAGATAATAAACAGGCTCGTAAAATATGCGCTATGGGCGTGCGCTGCACCCGTTGGATTACCCTCCATGGCTGGGCTTTAAATGTAAATGCCGATTTATCGTATTTTAATAATATTATACCTTGTGGAATTACCGATAAAGGTGTAACCACCATGAGCCGTGAGCTAAACCTGCCCTTCATTGATATTGAAACCGTTCAAAAACAACTGTTGCATCATTTCGAGCAAGTGTTTGAATGTCAAATTACCCACCAATTACCAACTACTACAAATCAATAA